In one window of Halopiger aswanensis DNA:
- a CDS encoding sulfite exporter TauE/SafE family protein produces the protein MSTTESRVDVEQFFANLRELRYREVTMVGATLAVLVASVAFFPGFENVGNGVQSDLSSGLLAGVVLVAIVAGAVKGMTGFGYSLIMTPIVASVIDPTIAVVVLAIPPWMLNMFQIAETGTGRAFVREEWPLLVLAIVGTVIGVAALATFRAGPVVAFAIGLVLLGYVAFQLVQNFVTVEEAHHPFALGAAGFSQGFLLAFANLGPLLPAYFHTFERDAERYIGGLSMVLGTIFTVRIVQMALFTDLLTTYRLWLGSVIAVVTIVGLLLGTYLRRLEFDERTFNRFVVGLLFVISLNIFRNTVPALFF, from the coding sequence ATGAGCACCACAGAATCCAGAGTCGACGTCGAACAGTTCTTCGCCAATCTCCGTGAGCTTCGCTACCGCGAAGTGACGATGGTCGGTGCGACGCTGGCCGTCCTCGTCGCCTCGGTCGCGTTTTTCCCCGGTTTCGAGAACGTCGGGAACGGCGTCCAGTCTGATCTCTCGAGCGGGTTGCTCGCCGGGGTCGTCCTCGTCGCGATCGTCGCCGGCGCCGTCAAGGGGATGACCGGTTTCGGCTACTCGCTCATCATGACGCCGATCGTCGCGTCGGTGATCGATCCGACCATCGCCGTCGTCGTCTTAGCGATCCCGCCGTGGATGCTCAACATGTTCCAGATCGCCGAAACCGGAACGGGACGGGCGTTCGTTCGCGAGGAGTGGCCGCTGTTGGTGCTCGCGATCGTCGGGACCGTCATCGGCGTCGCGGCGCTGGCGACGTTTCGCGCCGGTCCGGTCGTCGCGTTCGCGATCGGCCTCGTCCTCCTCGGTTACGTGGCCTTCCAACTCGTACAGAACTTCGTCACGGTCGAGGAAGCACACCACCCGTTCGCCCTCGGCGCCGCCGGGTTCTCCCAGGGGTTCCTGCTTGCGTTCGCGAATCTCGGGCCGCTGCTCCCGGCGTACTTCCACACCTTCGAGCGGGACGCCGAACGATACATCGGCGGCCTGTCGATGGTACTCGGGACGATATTCACGGTTCGAATCGTCCAGATGGCGCTGTTCACCGACCTCCTGACGACCTACCGGCTCTGGCTCGGGTCCGTCATCGCCGTCGTCACCATCGTCGGATTGCTGCTCGGTACATACCTTCGGCGCCTCGAGTTCGACGAGCGGACGTTCAACCGGTTCGTCGTGGGACTGCTCTTCGTGATCTCGCTCAATATCTTCCGGAACACCGTTCCGGCGCTGTTCTTTTAG
- a CDS encoding SCO family protein — MNRRLYLRSIAASSVAATAGCLDTLSFAGAGTDDVILEPPERDLSEASHPSYGDEFPAASVPNPLTGETVSTDQFEGERAMLVTFFYTSCPDGVCPALILRLRRAQEVAAENGYGDDAAFLAMTFDPERDTEDVLRTYAGQRGVDLEAGNWHFLRPERYEDAKSIVADRYGLPLEKRDAEEYDDLEYMFPHFAYIFLVNKRGLVERAYPNGATIATSTVVDDVETVATS; from the coding sequence GTGAACCGACGACTGTATCTCCGATCGATCGCCGCCTCGAGCGTCGCCGCCACTGCGGGGTGTTTAGATACCCTCTCTTTCGCAGGAGCCGGTACCGACGACGTGATCCTCGAGCCGCCGGAACGCGACCTGAGCGAGGCGAGCCATCCCAGTTACGGTGACGAATTTCCCGCGGCGAGCGTCCCGAACCCCCTGACCGGTGAGACCGTTTCGACCGATCAGTTCGAGGGCGAGCGAGCGATGCTAGTGACGTTCTTCTACACGTCGTGTCCCGACGGCGTCTGCCCGGCGCTGATACTCCGGTTACGACGCGCACAGGAAGTCGCGGCCGAGAACGGGTACGGCGACGACGCGGCGTTCCTCGCGATGACGTTCGATCCCGAACGGGACACCGAAGACGTGTTGCGAACGTACGCCGGTCAACGGGGCGTCGACCTCGAAGCCGGAAACTGGCACTTCCTGCGCCCGGAGCGCTACGAGGACGCCAAATCGATCGTCGCCGACCGGTACGGACTCCCGCTCGAGAAGCGAGACGCCGAGGAGTACGACGATCTCGAGTACATGTTTCCGCACTTCGCCTACATCTTCCTCGTCAACAAGCGCGGACTGGTCGAACGCGCGTATCCGAACGGCGCGACCATCGCGACGTCGACGGTCGTCGACGACGTCGAGACGGTGGCGACGTCGTAA
- a CDS encoding DUF7521 family protein: METSFLLAKLITLVLSLVVAYLAYHGYRRSGQTPMLYVSGGFVFIGAGAICEGLIYHVFGTTIASAALVQAVIVSSGMVLVLLSLTK, encoded by the coding sequence ATGGAGACGTCGTTCCTGCTCGCCAAGCTGATCACGCTCGTTCTCAGCCTCGTGGTCGCATATCTGGCGTATCACGGCTACCGCCGGAGCGGGCAAACGCCGATGCTGTACGTCTCCGGCGGGTTCGTCTTCATCGGCGCCGGCGCGATCTGCGAGGGACTCATCTACCACGTGTTCGGGACGACGATCGCGTCCGCCGCGCTCGTACAGGCGGTCATCGTCTCGAGCGGGATGGTGCTCGTGCTCCTGTCGCTGACGAAGTGA
- a CDS encoding ArsR/SmtB family transcription factor translates to MQQGGASDSAEIFQILADEYARKILLAADHGPKTAKTLSEECDASLTTVYRRVSRLQALGLVEEHNTVDEDGSHRSKFETSLEELHVEISDGQLSLTLETRDELADNFTSLWSDLRGED, encoded by the coding sequence GTGCAACAGGGAGGCGCTTCGGACTCGGCGGAAATCTTTCAGATCCTCGCGGACGAGTACGCGCGGAAGATACTCCTCGCCGCGGATCACGGGCCGAAGACCGCGAAAACCCTCAGCGAGGAGTGCGACGCGTCGCTCACGACGGTTTACCGCCGCGTCTCGAGGTTACAAGCGCTCGGTCTCGTCGAGGAACACAACACCGTCGACGAGGACGGCTCCCACCGAAGCAAGTTCGAAACGTCGCTCGAGGAACTCCACGTCGAGATTTCCGACGGCCAACTCTCGCTGACGCTGGAGACGCGCGACGAGCTCGCGGACAACTTTACGTCCCTCTGGAGCGATCTCCGGGGTGAGGACTGA
- a CDS encoding DsbA family protein gives MSLDQPSRRAFLAGSVVTLGGGAYYLTRSDETAHELSPSLHSSDETSALGVDLAGKPIVGSPDAPLEIYYWTDFQCPFCERFERGTFPDLVREYVEPGDVRVVVITVPYFGADSMTAAVASKCVWEQVRDDELSAYWDWHAAIFEEQGEKNSGWASAENLLEYTRSVSGVDADALESCLEDRRSELEDEVGADADRARSIGVTGTPTFVVFDPETEAAGSLVGAQPLERFDEAIERIEDA, from the coding sequence ATGTCACTCGATCAGCCGTCCCGGCGCGCCTTCCTCGCCGGGTCAGTCGTCACGCTCGGTGGTGGCGCATACTACCTCACGCGTTCCGACGAAACCGCGCACGAACTCTCGCCCTCGCTTCACTCGAGCGACGAGACGTCCGCACTGGGGGTCGACCTCGCCGGAAAGCCGATCGTTGGGTCGCCCGACGCGCCGCTCGAGATCTACTACTGGACGGACTTCCAGTGCCCGTTCTGCGAGCGGTTCGAACGGGGGACGTTTCCCGATCTCGTTCGGGAGTACGTCGAGCCCGGCGACGTGCGCGTCGTGGTGATTACGGTGCCGTACTTCGGCGCGGACTCGATGACCGCCGCGGTCGCGAGCAAGTGCGTCTGGGAGCAGGTTCGCGACGACGAGCTCTCCGCCTATTGGGACTGGCACGCGGCGATCTTCGAGGAACAGGGCGAGAAGAATTCGGGGTGGGCGTCGGCCGAGAACCTCCTCGAGTACACCCGTTCGGTCTCCGGCGTCGACGCGGACGCCCTCGAGTCGTGTCTCGAGGACCGACGGTCGGAACTCGAGGACGAGGTCGGCGCGGACGCGGACCGAGCGCGTTCGATCGGCGTGACGGGGACGCCGACGTTCGTCGTCTTCGATCCGGAGACCGAAGCCGCCGGCTCGCTCGTCGGCGCACAGCCGCTGGAACGGTTCGACGAGGCGATCGAACGGATCGAGGACGCGTGA
- a CDS encoding alpha/beta hydrolase, with translation MVQRIPFSFRSAGVTCRGEQYAPADAADGSEYPAVVMAHGFGGERSWRLPAFARRFADRGIATFVFDYRTFGDSDGTPRNLISPRRHLEDWRAALSSVRSRPDIDDERVALWGTSFSGGHAVATAARDPDVAAVVAQVPFSDGLATAGDLIRRGGLSYARGALLGAITDLARAAVGRDPHYIQLVGDSNEFAVLNTPDAKPGFESIVPADANVRNECPGRIIATVPFYRPITAATDVACPAFVVEAARDTIVPPWTVDRLVSKLDDVERLRLPVGHFDVYRGDAFERVIDRQLTFFERTLVP, from the coding sequence ATGGTTCAGCGGATCCCGTTTTCGTTTCGTAGCGCAGGAGTTACGTGTCGCGGGGAGCAGTACGCGCCGGCCGATGCAGCCGACGGCAGCGAGTACCCCGCCGTCGTGATGGCGCACGGATTCGGCGGCGAACGCTCGTGGCGACTCCCCGCGTTCGCTCGCCGATTCGCCGACCGCGGTATCGCAACGTTCGTCTTCGATTATCGCACGTTCGGCGACAGCGACGGTACTCCCCGGAATCTGATCAGCCCGCGGCGCCACCTCGAGGACTGGCGCGCTGCGCTCTCGTCCGTCCGGTCTCGACCCGACATCGACGACGAGCGAGTCGCGCTCTGGGGGACGTCCTTCAGCGGCGGCCACGCCGTCGCAACCGCTGCTCGCGATCCCGACGTCGCGGCGGTCGTCGCACAGGTCCCGTTCTCCGACGGACTCGCGACGGCGGGCGACCTGATCCGGCGGGGCGGTCTCTCCTACGCTCGCGGTGCGCTCCTCGGCGCGATCACCGATCTCGCGCGGGCAGCGGTCGGTCGCGATCCCCACTACATCCAGCTCGTCGGCGACTCGAACGAGTTCGCCGTATTGAACACGCCCGACGCGAAGCCCGGGTTCGAGTCGATCGTACCCGCTGACGCGAACGTCCGCAACGAGTGTCCGGGGCGGATCATCGCGACCGTCCCCTTCTATCGTCCGATCACCGCAGCTACGGACGTCGCCTGTCCGGCGTTCGTCGTCGAGGCGGCGCGAGACACGATCGTCCCGCCGTGGACAGTCGACCGACTCGTTTCGAAACTCGACGACGTCGAACGACTCAGACTCCCGGTCGGTCACTTCGACGTCTACCGCGGCGACGCGTTCGAACGCGTCATCGATCGCCAGCTCACATTCTTCGAACGGACGCTGGTCCCCTGA
- a CDS encoding multicopper oxidase family protein, with translation MDENDRTVPRRRALRAGATLFGIAGLSSGIGSATLERPAQEDDGGTQEETLAASSGEVDVGADESRETWLYEEQFPGPELRVSEGETLRVSLENGLPEGTTIHWHGVPVPNPMDGVPDVTQESVSTDETFEYEFEASPAGTYVYHSHVGLQLDRGLYGPLIVEEESPHVEYDREYALQLDDYLAEEPTLDSTEAPPGDGDGVGPGGGPGGDGNRTGPGDGDGRGGGRGPGNGMGPGGNGDGTGPSGDGGPDGDSGPGSGMGPGDGMGPGDGMVPDNQMMSQRPPYEGLLVNGRLPSDPPVFDVEAGERVRLRFINPSSATTYRVGVGGHSLTITHADGRPVEPVEVDSFVISMGERYDAILEADSPGEWAVVAEPVVGKEDPAEARLRYGNGSENGSAEGPEFDGRELEYGDLTALEPLDVDGEPDRTFDLTLSGGMMSGADADAWTIDGEVYPDADPLEISEGDHVRVRMVNRSPAIHPMHLHGHFFQVGDAVKDTVLVEPHGGRVTFDFRADNPGDWLFHCHNVYHLERGMARVFEYR, from the coding sequence ATGGACGAGAACGATCGAACCGTCCCGCGACGGCGGGCACTGCGCGCCGGCGCGACGCTGTTCGGGATCGCGGGACTATCGAGCGGAATCGGATCAGCCACCCTCGAGCGTCCTGCTCAGGAGGACGACGGCGGTACACAGGAGGAAACGCTGGCCGCCTCAAGCGGGGAAGTCGACGTCGGCGCGGACGAGAGCCGCGAGACGTGGCTGTACGAGGAGCAGTTCCCCGGGCCGGAGCTCCGGGTGAGCGAGGGAGAAACCCTCCGCGTCTCGCTCGAGAACGGGTTACCCGAGGGGACGACGATCCACTGGCACGGCGTCCCCGTGCCGAACCCGATGGACGGCGTTCCGGACGTTACGCAAGAGTCCGTCTCGACCGACGAGACGTTCGAGTACGAGTTCGAGGCGTCGCCGGCGGGAACGTACGTCTACCACAGCCACGTCGGGTTACAACTCGACAGGGGACTCTACGGACCGCTGATCGTCGAGGAGGAGTCGCCCCACGTCGAGTACGACCGCGAGTACGCGCTGCAACTCGACGACTACCTCGCCGAGGAACCGACGCTGGATTCGACCGAAGCGCCGCCGGGCGACGGTGACGGCGTGGGGCCCGGCGGCGGACCAGGGGGAGACGGAAACAGGACGGGCCCCGGCGATGGCGACGGACGGGGCGGCGGTCGCGGACCGGGTAACGGAATGGGTCCGGGCGGGAACGGCGACGGTACGGGACCGAGCGGCGACGGTGGACCAGATGGCGATTCCGGACCGGGCAGCGGAATGGGGCCTGGCGATGGGATGGGGCCCGGTGACGGCATGGTGCCGGATAATCAGATGATGAGCCAGCGACCGCCGTACGAGGGACTGCTCGTCAACGGCCGCCTTCCGTCGGACCCGCCGGTGTTCGACGTCGAAGCGGGCGAGCGCGTCCGACTACGATTTATTAACCCGAGCAGCGCCACGACCTATCGCGTCGGCGTCGGCGGCCACTCGCTGACAATCACGCACGCCGACGGTCGACCGGTCGAACCCGTCGAGGTGGATTCGTTCGTGATAAGCATGGGCGAGCGCTACGACGCGATCCTCGAGGCCGACTCCCCTGGCGAATGGGCCGTCGTTGCGGAACCAGTCGTCGGCAAGGAGGACCCCGCGGAGGCGAGACTCCGGTACGGGAACGGGTCCGAGAACGGATCCGCTGAAGGGCCGGAGTTCGACGGGCGAGAACTCGAGTACGGCGACCTGACGGCACTCGAACCGCTGGACGTAGACGGGGAACCGGATCGGACGTTCGATCTCACGCTGTCGGGCGGGATGATGAGCGGCGCCGACGCCGACGCGTGGACCATCGACGGCGAGGTGTACCCGGATGCCGATCCCCTCGAGATCAGCGAGGGCGACCACGTCCGCGTGCGGATGGTAAACCGCAGTCCGGCGATCCACCCGATGCACCTTCACGGCCACTTCTTTCAGGTCGGCGACGCGGTCAAGGACACCGTCCTCGTCGAACCGCACGGCGGTCGGGTGACGTTCGACTTCCGCGCGGACAACCCTGGCGACTGGCTCTTTCACTGCCACAACGTCTACCACCTCGAGCGGGGGATGGCTCGCGTGTTCGAATACCGGTGA
- a CDS encoding class I SAM-dependent methyltransferase, producing MGYHTFDASRADKLEEAGRRYRFVSAEELLWALSPSPADTVADLGSGTGFFTDDVAPNAGTVYAVDVQEEMHEYYREKGVPENVDLVTSDVSDLPFEDDGVDAAFSTMTYHEFASDDALAEIRRVLAPGGRFVVVDWAATGSGEDGPPVDERYSADEAADALRDAGFAIEHRAVRPETFLLIATLE from the coding sequence ATGGGCTACCATACCTTCGACGCGTCCCGAGCGGACAAACTGGAGGAAGCCGGACGGCGATACCGGTTCGTCTCGGCCGAGGAACTGCTGTGGGCGCTCTCGCCTTCGCCGGCCGACACCGTCGCCGACCTCGGCAGCGGGACCGGCTTCTTCACCGACGACGTCGCGCCCAACGCCGGCACGGTCTACGCGGTCGACGTCCAGGAGGAGATGCACGAGTACTACCGCGAGAAGGGCGTTCCGGAGAACGTCGACCTCGTGACCAGCGACGTGAGCGACCTGCCCTTCGAGGACGACGGCGTCGACGCCGCGTTTTCGACGATGACCTACCACGAGTTCGCGAGCGACGACGCGCTCGCGGAGATCCGACGGGTCCTCGCACCCGGCGGCCGCTTCGTCGTCGTCGACTGGGCGGCGACCGGCTCCGGCGAGGATGGGCCGCCGGTCGACGAGCGCTACAGCGCCGACGAAGCGGCTGACGCGCTCCGCGACGCCGGGTTCGCGATCGAACACCGGGCCGTCCGCCCGGAGACCTTTCTGCTGATCGCGACGCTCGAGTGA
- a CDS encoding DUF302 domain-containing protein, which translates to MLPIDPAQLDPDDIGQTQTVLEMDHEEAIERVREVFTDAGFGVPVEFSPSELLNEKVGADRDPYYVLGACNPAVADRALEVTDGKLGALFPCNVVIWEEEPGRQRVYHVSIMRIARLVGMAPDDDEMADIVAETGELVDEAFEEL; encoded by the coding sequence ATGCTTCCGATCGATCCCGCGCAACTAGACCCGGACGACATCGGTCAAACGCAGACCGTCCTCGAGATGGACCACGAGGAGGCGATCGAACGCGTACGCGAGGTGTTCACCGACGCCGGCTTCGGCGTTCCGGTCGAGTTTTCGCCCTCCGAGTTGCTCAACGAGAAGGTCGGCGCCGACCGCGATCCCTACTACGTCCTCGGCGCGTGTAACCCCGCGGTGGCCGACCGGGCGCTCGAGGTCACCGACGGAAAACTCGGCGCGCTGTTCCCGTGTAACGTCGTCATCTGGGAGGAGGAGCCGGGTCGACAGCGCGTCTACCACGTTTCGATCATGCGGATCGCGCGTCTCGTGGGGATGGCCCCCGACGACGATGAGATGGCGGACATCGTCGCGGAGACCGGCGAACTCGTCGATGAAGCCTTCGAGGAACTGTAA
- a CDS encoding molecular chaperone TorD family protein: MTPTDSNSERTGDAEAAAPCGVDPDSESASDSGPALEPGGIADARATLYELLAAAFDGEVDVLATAIEDGALVDVAATLPIGSEPDALGRTAVDADALSIAYDNLFVVPGPRYVPPIASAHRDRPSESFESDSPFHDEGAAGELLGDPAAAMASLYDRAGFRPERGDFPDHVAAQLEFLAATTRAAALRRDRGDEDAAERFERLQDETLTQLGWLDSFHEAVADADGDGVFAATAALARTAAAWHARDLDGDGTDAETG, from the coding sequence ATGACACCGACAGATTCGAACTCGGAGCGCACGGGCGACGCGGAAGCCGCAGCGCCGTGCGGCGTCGACCCCGACTCCGAATCCGCGTCAGACTCCGGACCAGCACTCGAGCCCGGGGGCATCGCGGACGCTCGAGCCACCCTGTACGAACTGCTCGCAGCTGCGTTCGACGGCGAGGTCGACGTTCTCGCGACGGCGATCGAGGACGGTGCGCTAGTCGACGTCGCGGCGACGCTACCGATCGGCTCCGAACCGGACGCGCTCGGACGCACGGCAGTCGATGCGGACGCACTGTCGATCGCCTACGACAATCTGTTCGTCGTCCCGGGGCCGCGGTACGTCCCGCCGATCGCTTCCGCACACCGGGATCGGCCGTCGGAATCGTTCGAGTCCGACTCGCCGTTTCACGACGAGGGCGCGGCGGGCGAGTTGCTCGGCGATCCGGCCGCGGCGATGGCGTCGCTGTACGACCGGGCCGGATTCCGTCCGGAGCGCGGCGACTTCCCCGACCACGTCGCGGCGCAACTCGAGTTCCTCGCGGCGACGACCCGCGCGGCGGCGCTGCGGCGTGACCGCGGTGACGAAGACGCCGCCGAACGGTTCGAGCGCCTTCAGGACGAGACGTTGACGCAGCTGGGCTGGCTCGATTCGTTCCACGAGGCTGTTGCGGACGCCGACGGAGACGGCGTGTTCGCGGCGACGGCCGCGCTCGCCCGGACGGCGGCGGCGTGGCACGCGCGCGACCTCGACGGTGACGGAACGGACGCGGAAACCGGATGA